The region gtttcgctggtttctgtgttaggtgttgaggtgtgttccctggtttctgtggtagattTGGAGGTGGTTTCATTGGTTTCaatgggaggtgttgaggtggtttcactggtttctgtgttaggtgttgatgtggtttcactggtttcgatGGGATGTGTTGAGGTTATTTTGCTGCTTTCTGTTTTAGGTGTTGAGGTGGATTTTTTGGTTTCTGTGTAAGGTGTTGacgtggtttcactggttcctattgtaggtgttgatgtggtttcggTGGTTCCTATtgtaggtgctgaggtggttttgctgccttctgtggtagatgttgaggtggtttccctggtttctgtggtaggtgttgaggtggttccaTTGGTTTCTGTgctaggtgttgaggtggtttccctGATTTCTgcggtaggtgttgaggtggtttcactggatCCTATGGGAGATGCTGATGTGGTTTTGCttgtttctgtggtaggtgttgaggtggtttcactgtttcctatggtaggtgttgtggtggtttcgctggttcctatggtaggtgctgaattggttttgctggcttctgtggtatttGTTGGGGTGGTTTCGCTGGTTTTTGTAGTAGGTTTTGAGGTGGcttcactgctttctgtggtaggtgttaagGTGGTTTCGCTCGTAGCTATGatagctgttgatgtggtgtcactgatttctgtgttaggtgttgaggtggtttgattgcttcctgtggtaggtgctgaggtggtttcgctactttctgtggtaggtgttaagCTGGATTGACTGATTTCTACTGGAGTTGTTGAGGTGCTTtcgctgatttctgtggtaggtgttgtggTGGTTTTACTGGTTCCTATTGGAGGTGATGAGGTcgttttgctggcttctgtggaaggtgttgaggtggtttcgctggtttctgtgttaggtgttgaggtgtGTTCCCTGATTTCTGTGGTAGATGTTGAGTTGTTTTCACTGGTTTCAATGGGAAGTGTTGAgttggtttcactggtttctgtgttaggtgttgatgtggtttcactggtttctgtggtaggtgccaaGTTTTTTTCGCTGGTTGCTGTGGTAGGTATTGAGGTGGTTTTGGTGGTTTCTGTAGtatgtgttgaggtggttttgctggtgtctGTGGTAGGTCTTGAGATcgatttgctggtttctgtggtagttgttgaggtggttttgctacTTTCTGTGGTCGTTGTTGAGATGttttcactggttcctatggtaggttttgaggtggtttcgctgatttctactggaggtgttgaggtgcttttgctaatttctgtggtaggtgttgaggtgctttcgctgatttctgtggtaggtgttgacgtgggttcgctggtttctgtgttagatgttgagatggtttcactgcttcctatggtagctgttgaggtggtttcgctggctcCTGTGGTAGGTATTgcggtggttttgctggtttctgtggtaggtgttgatgtggttttgctcgtttctgtgttaggtgttgagatggtttcactggtttctgtggtacgtgTTGTGGTTTCGCTGGTGTcgatgggaggtgttgaggttatttcactggtttctgtagtAGGTGTTGAGTTGGTTTCGCTTGTTTCTGTGGAAGGTGTTAAGGTGGTTTCACTCGTATCTATGagagctgttgatgtggtgtcactGATTTCTGTGTTAGGTATTGAGGTGGTTTGATTGCTTcctgtggtaggtgctgaggtggtttcacCAGTTTTTGTggtaggtgccaagatatttttgctggtttctgtggtaggtgttgaggtggtttggcTTGTTTCTGTGGAAGGTGTTAAGGTGGTTTCACTCATATCTATGagagctgttgatgtggtgtcactgatttctgtgtttggtgttgaggtggtttgattgcttcctgtggtaggtgctgaggtggtttcaGTACTTTCTGTTGTAGGTGTTGAGCTGGATTTGCTGATTTCTACTGTAGGTGCTGAGGTGCtttcactgctttctgtggtaggtgttatggtggtagttgttgaggtgggttccctggtttctgtggtaggtgttgaggtggtttcgctggttttgatggtaggtgttgaggttaCTTTGCTGGTTTTGGTTTTAGGTGTTAATGTGGTTTCACTCGtacctatggtaggtgttgatgtgatttcactggtttctgtgttaggtgttgaggtggtttcattgctttctgtggtaggtgctgaggtggtttcacCAGTTTTTCTGGTAGGTTTTGAGATGGTTTCGCTGGTTTcgatgggaggtgttgaggtggtttcactggtttctgtggtaggtgttgagctgGTTTCGTTGGGTTCTGCgataggtgttgaggtggttttgctcatttctgtggtaggtgttgagttgGTTTCAttggttcctatggtaggtgttggggtggttttgctggcttctctggtagttgttgaggtggtttttctggcttctgtggtagatgttgaggtggtttccctggtttctgtggtaggtgttgaggtggttccaTTGGTTTCTGTgctaggtgttgaggtggtttccctGATTTCTgcggtaggtgttgaggtggtttcactggttcctatggtagATGCTGATgtggtttcgctggtttctgtggtaggtgttgaggtggtttcactgtttcctatggtaggtgttgtggtggtttcactggttcctatggtaggtgctgaagtggttttgctggcttctgtggtattcgttgaggtggtttcgctggtttttgtagtaggtgttgaggtgacttcactggtttctgtggtaggtgttaagGTGGTTTCGCTCGTAGCTATGatagctgttgatgtggtgtcactgatttctgtgttaggtgttgaggtgatttgattgcttcctgtggtaggtgctgaggtggtttcgctactttctgtggtaggtgttaagCTGGATTGACTGATTTCTACTGGAGttgttgaggtgcttttgctgatttctgtggtaggtgttgaggtggtttcactggttcctatggtaggtgctgaagtggttttgctggcttctgtggtattcgttgaggtggtttcgctggtttttgtagtaggtgttgaggtgacttcactggtttctgtggtaggtgttaagGTGGTTTCGCTCGTAGCTATGatagctgttgatgtggtgtcactgatttctgtgttaggtgttgaggtggtttgattgcttcctgtggtaggtgctgaggtggtttcgctactttctgtggtaggtgttaagCTGGATTGACTGATTTCTTCTGGAGttgttgaggtgcttttgctgatttctgtggtaggtgttgaggtggtttcactggttcctatggtaggtgctgaagtggttttgctggcttctgtggtagacGTTGAGGTGGTTTCCccggtttctgtggtaggtgttgacgtGGTTCCTTTGGTTTCTGTGCTAGGTGTTGAGTTGGTTTCACTGTTTCCTATGGTAGGTGctgtggtggtttcactggttcctatggtaggtgctgaagtggttttgctggcttctgtggtatttgttgaggtggtttcacagGTTTTtgtagtaggtgttgaggtggcttcactggtttctgtggtaggtgttaagGTGGTTTCGCTCGTCGCTATGatagctgttgatgtggtgtcactgatttctgtgttaggtgttgaggtggtttgattgcttcctgtggtaggtgctgaggtggtaTTGCTACTTTCTGTGTTAGGTGCTAAGCTGGATTGACAGatttctactggagtttttgaggTGCTTTCGCTgttttctgtggtaggtgttgtggTGGTTTTACTGGTTCCTATTGGAGGTGATGAGGTCGTTTCGCTGGCTTCTGTggaaggtgttgaggtggtttcactggtttctgtgttcGGTGTTGAGGTGTGTtccctggtttctgtggtagatGTTGAGGTGGTTCCACTAGTTTCAAttggaggtgttgaggtggttttggtggtttctgtagtaggtgttgaggtggttttgctggtgtctgtggtaggtgttgaggtgggtttgctggtttctgtggtacttactgaggtggttttgcttgtttctgtgttaggtgttgaggtggtttcgctgatttctactggaggtgttgagctgcttttgctaatttctgtgttaggtgttgagatggtttcactgcttcctatggtaggttttgaggtggttttgctggctcctgtggtaggtgttgtggtggtttcactggtttctgtggtaggtgttgaggtggttttgctcgtttctgtgttaggtgttgagatggttttgctggtttctttGGTGGGTGTTGTGGTgtttttgctggcttctgtgttaggtgttgaggtggtttcgctggtttctgtggaaGGTGTTAAGGTAGTTTCACCCGTATCTATGAgagttgttgatgtggtgtcactgatttctgtcttaggtgttgaggtggtttgatggcttcctgtggtaggtgctgaggtggtttcactACTTCCTGTTGTAGGTGTTGAGCTGGATTTGCTGATTTCTACTGGTGGTGTTGAGATGCtttcactgctttctgtggtaggtgttgcggTGTTTTTATtggtttctgtggtagttgttgaggtgggttccctggtttctgtggtaggtgttgaggtggtttcgctggttttGATGGGAGGTGTTGAGCTTACTTTGCTGGTTTTGGTGGTAGGTGTTAATGTGGTTTCACTTGtacctatggtaggtgttgatgtgatTTCAccggtttctgtgttaggtgttgaggtggtttccctggtttctgtggtaggtgttgaggtggttccaTTGGCTTCTGTgctaggtgttgaggtggtttccctgatttctgtggtaggtgttgaggtggtttcactggtttcaatgggaagtgttgaggtggtttcgctggtttctgtggtaggtgttgaggtggtttcactgtttcctatggtaggtgttgtggtggtttcactggttcctatggtaggtgctGTGGTGAtttcgctggcttctgtggtatttgttgaggtggtttcactggtttttgtagtaggtgttgaggtggcttcactggtttctgtggtaggtgttgatgtggtttcgcTCGTAGCTATGatagctgttgatgtggtgttactgatttctgtgttaggtgttgaggtggtttgattgcttcctgtggtaggtgctgaggtggtttcgctactttctgtggtaggtgttaagCTGGAGTAACTGATTTCTACTGGAGTTGTTGATGTGCTTTCGCTGATTTCTTTGGTAGGTGTTGTGGTGGTTTTACTGGTTCCTATTGGTGGTGATGAGGTcgtttcactggcttctgtggaatgtgttgaggtggtttcgctggtttctgtgttaggtgttgaggtgtgttccttggtttctgtggtagatgttgaggtggtttcattgGTTTAAATGGGAGGTGTTGAGGtagtttcactggtttctgtgttaggtgttgatgtggtttcactggtttcgatGGGATGTGTTGAGGTTATTTTgctgctttctgtggtaggtgttgaggtggatttgctggtttctgtggaaggtgttgatgtggtttcactggttcctattatatgtgttgatgtggtttcggtggtttctgtggtaggtgttgaggttgtttcactgtttcctatggtaggtattgtggtggtttcactgcttcctatggtaggtgctgaggtggttttgctggcttctgtggtagatgttgaggtggtttcccTGGTTtgtgtggtaggtgttgaggtggtttcgctggttttgatggtaggtgttgaggttaCTTTGCTGGTTTTGGTTTTAGGTGTTAATGTGGTTTCACTCGtacctatggtaggtgttgatgtgatttcactggtttctgtgttaggtgttgaggtggtttcactgctttctgtggtaggtgctgaggtggtttcacCAGTTTTTCTggtaggtgttgagatggtttcgctggtttcgatgggaggtgttgaggtggtttcactggtttctgtggtaggtgttgagctgGTTTCGCTGGGTTCTGCgataggtgttgaggtggttttgctcatTTCTGTGGTAGTTGTTGAGTTGGTTTCAttggttcctatggtaggtgttggggtggttttgctggcttctctggtagttgttgaggtggtttttctggcttctgtggtagatgTTGAGGTGGTTCCATTGGTTTCTGTgctaggtgttgaggtggtttccctGATTTCTgaggtaggtgttgaggtggtttcactggttcctatggtagATGCTGATgtggtttcgctggtttctgtggtaggtgttgaggtggtttcactgtttcctatggtaggtgttgtggtggtttcactggttcctatggtaggtgctgaagtggttttgctggcttctgtggtattcgttgaggtggtttcgctggtttttgtagtaggtgttgaggtgacttcactggtttctgtggtaggtgttaagGTGGTTTCGCTCGTAGCTATGatagctgttgatgtggtgtcactgatttctgtgttaggtgttgaggtggtttgattgcttcctgtggtaggtgctgaggtggtttcgctactttctgtggtaggtgttaagCTGGATTGACTGATTTCTACTGGAGttgttgaggtgcttttgctgatttctgtggtaggtgttgaggtggtttcactggttcctatggtaggtgctgaagtggttttgctggcttctgtggtagacaTTGAGGTGGTTTCCccggtttctgtggtaggtgttgacgtGGTTCCTTTGGTTTCTGTGCTAGGTGTTGAGTTGGTTTCACTGTTTCCTATGGTAGGTGctgtggtggtttcactggttcctatggtaggtgctgaagtggttttgctggcttctgtggtatttgttgaggtggtttcacagGTTTTtgtagtaggtgttgaggtggcttcactggtttctgtggtaggtgttaagGTGGTTTCGCTCGTCGCTATGatagctgttgatgtggtgtcactgatttctgtgttaggtgttgaggtggtttgattgcttcctgtggtaggtgctgaggtggtttcgctATTTTCTGTGTTAGGTGCTAAGCTGGATTGACAGatttctactggagtttttgaggTGCTTTCGCTGTTTTCTGTGGTAGATGTTGTGGTGGTTTTACTGGTTCCTATTGGAGGTGATGAGGTCGTTTCGCTGGCTTCTGTggaaggtgttgaggtggtttcactggtttctgtgttcGGTGTTGAGGTGTGTtccctggtttctgtggtagatGTTGAGGTGGTTCCACTAGTTTCAAttggaggtgttgaggtggttttggtggtttctgtagtaggtgttgaggtggttttgctggtgtctgtggtaggtgttgaggtgggtttgctggtttctgtggtacttactgaggtggttttgctcgtttctgtgttaggtgttgaggtggtttcgctgatttctactggaggtgttgagctgcttttgctaatttctgtgttaggtgttgagatggtttcactgcttcctatggtaggttttgaggtggttttgctggctcctgtggtaggtgttgtggtggtttcactggtttctgtggtaggtgttgaggtggttttgctcgtttctgtgttaggtgttgagatggttttgctggtttctttGGTGGGTGTTGTGGTgtttttgctggcttctgtgttaggtgttgaggtggtttcgctggtttctgtggaaGGTGTTAAGGTAGTTTCACCCGTATCTATGagagctgttgatgtggtgtcactgatttctgtcttaggtgttgaggtggtttgatggcttcctgtggtaggtgctgaggtggtttcactACTTCCTGTTGTAGGTGTTGAGCTGGATTTGCTGATTTCTACTGGTGGTGTTGAGATGCtt is a window of Carcharodon carcharias isolate sCarCar2 chromosome 33, sCarCar2.pri, whole genome shotgun sequence DNA encoding:
- the LOC121272216 gene encoding mucin-5AC-like; translation: MKRRRPLHGENGKRSPSLEVPYLNTEATIYTWGRNGPSKTTSTPNTGTREPTSTTTTETNKTNATPTKESSESISTPPVEISKSSSTATTEKTSEATSTPTTKTSETTSTNTTEASKTTSAPTIGTRTTSTPTTETGETTSMSTTEASKTTSAPTIGTSETTSTPTTEISKSTSTTPEEISQSSLTPTTESSETTSAPTTGSNQTTSTPNTEISDTTSTAIIATSETTLTPTTETSEVTSTPTTKTSETTSTNTTEASKTTSAPTIGTSETTTTPTIGNSETTSTPTTETSETTSASTIGTTIIATSETTLTPTTETSEATSTPTTKTCETTSTNTTEASKTTSAPTIGTSETTTAPTIGNSETNSTPSTETKGTTSTPTTETGETTSMSTTEASKTTSAPTIGTSETTSTPTTEISKSTSTTPVEISQSSLTPTTESSETTSAPTTGSNQTTSTPNTEISDTTSTAIIATSETTLTPTTETSEVTSTPTTKTSETTSTNTTEASKTTSAPTIGTSETTTTPTIGNSETTSTPTTETSETTSASTIGTSETTSTPTSETSTPNTETSETTSTHSTEASETTSSPPIGTSKTTTTPTKEISESTSTTPVEISYSSLTPTTETIIATSETTLTPTTETSEATSTPTTKTCETTSTNTTEASKTTSAPTIGTSETTTAPTIGNSETNSTPSTETKGTTSTPTTETGETTSTSTTEASKTTSAPTIGTSETTSTPTTEISKSTSTTPEEISQSSLTPTTESSETTSAPTTGSNQTTSTPNTEISDTTSTAIIATSETTLTPTTETRTSETTTTPSIGNSETTSTPTTETTETTSTPTIGTSETTSTPSTKTSKSTSTPTIGTSEITSTPTTEIRETTSTPTTETSKTTSAPTIGTSETTTTPTIGNSETTSTPTTETRESTSTSTTEASKTTSAPTIGTSETTTTPTIGNSETTSTPTTETTETTSTPTIATSETTSTPSTE